From the genome of Desertibacillus haloalkaliphilus:
AGAAGGGTTAGCCGACCAATTGGGGATTTCTGTTTCTATTTTAGGTGAAGTTGAACGCGGCAACCGCGAACCAGATGAACAGTTCATAGAAAACGTCGCACAGGTTTTAGATATAACCATTGAAGAGTTGGGTCCTGATAAATAGTTTTGTTATTTATATGGAGGTGAAATGCGGTGTTTAAGATCGGTGACATTGAGATGAAAAACCGAGTCGTTTTAGCGCCGATGGCTGGTGTTTGTAATCCGGCTTTTCGCTTAATTGCTAAAGAGTTTGGGACAGGGCTCGTCTGCGCCGAAATGGTTAGTGATAAGGCTATTTTATATAAAAATGAAAGATCGTTAAACATGTTATATGTTGATGAGCGTGAAAAGCCGCTTAGCTTACAAATATTTGGTGGAGATAAAGAAACACTTGTTGGAGCTGCGAAGGTTGTTGATAAGCAAACTAATGCAGATATTATTGATATT
Proteins encoded in this window:
- a CDS encoding helix-turn-helix domain-containing protein — encoded protein: MEEAIWGRRIRAFRKLKGYTQEGLADQLGISVSILGEVERGNREPDEQFIENVAQVLDITIEELGPDK